The following are encoded together in the Vigna unguiculata cultivar IT97K-499-35 chromosome 2, ASM411807v1, whole genome shotgun sequence genome:
- the LOC114173534 gene encoding uncharacterized protein LOC114173534 produces the protein MGRVYAMSGVEAAGLGNLVIGYCVIAAVNCCVLYDFGATHSFVSDACVKRLGLPVYCREKRLLFPDLKKPELVSSQGVMKEIQSGTQCFIIFTHMEVEEKEGTSVIPVVHEFEDVFPNEVPRLLPNREVDFSIDPVPGTSPVLMASYRMAPAELVELKKQIEELLRKQFI, from the exons aTGGGCAGAGTGTATGCGATGTCAGGAGTAGAGGCTGCAGGCTTAGGTAACCTGGTTATAGGGTATTGTGTGATTGCTGCAGTGAAttgttgtgtgttgtatgattttggagcgacacactcctttgtgtcagatGCATGTGTGAAACGTTTGGGTCTGCCAGTGT ATTGCCGAGAGAAAAGGCTGTTGTTTCCCGACTTAAAGAAGCCTGAGTTGGTATCTTCTCAGGGAGTTATGAAGGAGATTCAGAGTGGCACACAGTGCTTCATAATTTTCACTCATATGGAGGTAGAGGAGAAGGAAGGGACATCGGTCATACCAGTAGTACATGAATTTGAAGACGTGTTCCCAAATGAAGTACCAAGGCTGCTTCCTAATAGAGAGGTGGATTTCTCAATTGACCCGGTGCCTGGAACCAGTCCAGTGTTGATGGCTTCGTACCGTATGGCTCCGGCGGAGTTAGTggaactcaagaaacagatagaggagTTGTTGAGGAAGCAGTTTATCTGA